CCTTATACCTCGTCTAGCCTCAACATCGATATATCCTGGGTTCAATTCCTAAAGAATGTTTGCATCTAAAAATGTAATAGAAAATCATTTGACGAATTCATTCTTTAAACTTTCGTTACATATGTAAAGAATCATTTAatctgataaaataaaataaaaattcttacaagatggaatatcacaaaaaaacattacaataaaatttcgtttagaaaaaaaaacatgaaaaatcaGCATTCAAAACATCCTGGGGATAATTAatcttataacaaaattatatgaattaaaaaaagagaactatttacaaacaaaaaatagtgaTAGTACAATGTAATGACGGCGCGGCGGTATTATTTATAGGaattacttaaacaaaaatatttcgggCACCATTATCTTGGTGTATATACAACTTATATATAAGTATAGTTATTATCGCACTGTTATTATCACACGAGCTACCTCCAAAAACTAACGAAATTTACACAGTTTTATTTGATGGTCTTGAAATGTACAACTCTACCTCATTTTCAGTAcaattatttacacaaaaattaatagGTACAAACTTTTCAGTATTAAATAAAGTTGTTCCTATATTTTCATCAACTTCATCGTCATCATCATCGTCTTCTTCATCGCCGTAATCTTCTTCATCATCGACATCATCCACATCAGAGATATCTTCtgaatcatcatcatcatcacaaTCAAATTCATCTTGAGACGTTTCATCATCTGACTCTGAGCCTGAATAATCTTCTTCGTCATCATCTTCACAAGTTTCTTCTATGTAATGTGGTGCTCCCGGTGAGGAGTCACAATTAGCGTATTGTCACTTACCATCTTTACTATTTCGTCGTGTTCGTTTTTCTTGTACAGATTCAGttactgaaaatattaaaatacagttAAAGCAAGAAGACAATTTATTATACCtaattatttatacagggtTCGCCACTTTTTATGTCGGTATGTAAACATGTTTTTGAAACGCCAATTCAGTAAATTTTAACCATGCATCACTACATGCCGAAACAATGCGCCGAAATAGTGACGCTGTATAGTCGTTCATTTGTCTTAACTCTGACAACATTATTCGCCGTTCAGTGTCCAATTTTTTTGAGCAAAGGATATTAGGAGATAGTCAACAAGTTCGGTCCAGACCAGTTTTGCATCTTCACCAAACAGTCGCTCGAATGGTTGACACTGAACCTGATTTTTTTAAGCAAGTTTTGATGACCGGTGAGACGCATTTCACATTCTGTGGCGgcgtttataaacaataaaaattcccAAATTGACGCATTTGGGAACGGAGAATCCACACGAGATCCGTGAATCATGCCAAAAAAGTGACTGTTTGGCCCAAAACGCAGCAAAAAGGCCATATTTTGTTTAGGCCAATAGAGGCGGTCATTTGATTGATGCTGTATCCAAAAACTagtccaaaaaaaattacaaagaaccaaattgaataaaaatacctcATATACAAAAATcgcttatttttttttgtcaaagttaTTCAATGTTTACATACCGACATAAAAATTGACGCACTCTATATACTCGAAGTATTAAATTTCTGAAACTAGAAAAGGCGGGGGTACTGATTGGAGATATAGAGTCGGAACATTTCTTGAGAACTTTTGAAATAGTAAGTCCAAAATAGCCCCATAAATCCGATTGGTTGTTATCCTGCCAAGCTTAAATTTCAAAGCTCCGACCTcagattaaaaacaaaaattttacacgTTAATATAAACGAATATTTAAAGATCGAGCTTAAACTTTTGGATTGTTGATAGTTTGGAATGTTGCCTTTAAATAAATGGCCTGGGGATAATTCACCGTAGATTATTGGCTGAcccttttatttaattaaaatgcaaaaaggAGCATGAAAAATCTAATTTACCTGCACTTCGTGTTTTTCTACGATTTGCGATCGATGAAAGTGTTGTAGTTGAATCTGTACTAGTTAAACTCTCCGTGGTAGCTGTTGTTACATTTGTAGATGTAATCGAATTATTCGTAGGTTGTGTAACCGTTGTATTTAACTTACTTCGTGTTTTTAACGTAATTTGATTGTTATTACCACCCAGATTACTTGCAGGATTATGTCGTACTGATCGACGTATACCAACAGCGACCTTTTGTTgttcatcatttttttgtaacgaTGGTGTAGTTGCTGTTACACCTGACGATGTTGTATCCACTGTCGTTACTTTATTTGCTACCGTTGAAACTGGTGATGAAGATGCCGTTGATGTCGTCCCCGGCGTGGTCGTACTAGCCGTTGTTGGTACGGTTGATGTAgcatttgttaatttatttctagTTGCCACAGTTGTCGTTACATTCGCCACCGGCGTAGAGGATGTTGCAACTGTTTTATTTGTACTATTTACGACATTCATATTTCGAACTTTGCCTGCAATTTCGATTAAGGGCTCATCACTATCCGATGATTCTTCAATACATTTACGATTTGATGGATTTGTTGGTTTATTTTGTGGTTGTGCCTGTGGCGGTTGTTTATTGACGGTCACTTTTTTCGTTGCAATTGTTTTATTGGCAACAGgtgaatttttttgttccaGATTATCTGAATTACGTAATTTTTTTCGTGTTGCTAAATTTGGTGAATCATCTACACTTTGAGTACTTTGTGTTGAAGATTCACTTTCACGACGTTTTCGTTTGACACCTTTAATTGGTTGTGTTGTTTTTGGACTGGCACGATGTGGAGTGGTTCCTGATACAGCTGGAGAATTTGCTCGACTATTTGATTCATTCACCTTTAAATTTACACTTGGACTATGTTTTGGTGTAcgtaaattatgtttttcaacaatttccgATGGGCTATTTAATTTTGAACTAGCTGAACGTGTCCGGACTGTTGTTTTCGGTAAACTTTTCTCAGATATCGCTGGTGAATGTGAAAACGAATTCTTATCTAAGAACTCACTGTTTGGTATTTCAATCAACAGCTGTtctaataaacttttttgtttgttatcgATACACAGCGTGGAGTCATTGGATGAAGATCGTACGCAATTCCCAACAATTTGTTTACGTCGAcgtaatattgataatttattggATTCATTCGATTTTACATCAACATccaataaatcattaaaatcttcGGATGTAATATCCGAGTTATCTTCAAAATTATCATCGATATCAGATAAATCAACGAGTGGACTATCTGTCTCATTACGTGATAGTTGTTTGTCTGGATTCGAATAGGTATACAAAGGTGGGGTGCGTCGTATGGGTAATGGATCAAAATCATCTTCATGATTCAAATCTAAATGATCATTGTTATCTTTAAATGTAATACTATCTTCACTTTTATCACTGTTGTTATCCATTTTAATCGCTTGTGAGGGTGTGGTTTTTGATTCTTTTACATCCTCCTCTTTTTTTacgattaataatttatcatcGTTTGTGAATTCATAGATTTTATCATCAAtatgtttttcttcttttttcgaACAACATTCATCAGGCAcatttgtatcaattttattttgattttcatttaaatctttaacatcgttttgttttactaaaaaattattatcactaaagtttttaatatgtgTAAAAATATCATCCTCCGTTTGTAAATGTGGTTTATCGGTTAAATCAACATTAAACGATGATTCTAGTTCAGATTTTAATTGTGCAACAAGATTTGAATCATCTTCATGATGGGATAACACCTGATGTGTTAAATCATTTGTTGTATTATCACCATTTTGTCCATAACCTTCCATTTTAGCTAGTTCCGCTTCAATATCACCCAACTCAGTTAAATCttgtgatgatttttttaataatcgatCAATATCACTCGGTGTTTGATCTAaatctttatttgtatttacCGTATCTTTACCCGTAAGTGTATCCACTAGATTGGATATAATTTCTGTATGGCAATGTGGACTTTGACTGGATTGATTATTTGGTGATTTTTCACTTAGCGCATCCATACTTTCGATACCACTATCCTCACCTTGTCCCGTACTGTTTGATAACGGCGGTGAACGATTCGGTTGTGTCTGTTGCGATTGATTTGATATTTGCGATTGTTTTGTACTATCATCGTGCTCTTTTTTTGTATCTAAATCGGTATCAGTTAATATTTGTGCTAAATTAATATCACCTAATATTTCTGTATCAACGTTTCGTTCATTTGATGGAACTTCATCTAATAATTGCCGTAGATTATCTTCAAGTTTATCCGTTgatgatttttctattttattcattaataatcgATTATGTAAAATTGTATCATCCATacgatttaaaattacttttgtattttttgtacctAAACGTTTATGCtctaattgtttttttgttttatcatcaATAAAATTACGTGGTTTTGTATCTTCGAGTAAACGTTGCTTAAATTTTGCACCCATATCTATTTCACCAGCTGTGGGTAATGACAAcgaacttattttattattttttaatttttgatcgtttgttaataattttgatttcaatgtTTCCTGTTGATTTAAACGTTTTTCAGCAACGATCTTGGAATACGTTTTATCTCGATTTAAATCTTTACTTTTTGAACTAATACCAGTACGATTTGTTgcgtaattatttgttttactttCTAATAGATTGTCCTTTGCTTTCATATCACTGATGTTGTTATTACGTTGTTCTTTGTCTTTGTTGCGTGAAGCTATTAGCGCCGACGAAGATGacgatgataaattttgttgtacttttgttatataattattttttgttgttaataaatCTTTCATAACGGATGATATTCCACTGTTGTTGGTTTGTGGAATGGATGACGCTGATGATGAGGTTGGTATCGTTCCAATATTTGTTGAACCGATATTGTTCATACATACAACGGTTGTTGGTATTATGGGGCCACCAGtatctgtaaaattttaaataaatcatttcataaatatttaataggaGTTTAATTTTTGGGTTTAGTATActtttattgtgaaaatttttttatttactccaTTTTCAGTCaaagaattagaaaaacaaaatattattctctTAATTGTATTTGAAGGGAACCGTCATGAATAACTCGATATTTAATAACTCTGGTCAAAATCACTCGACCTTTACAACTCCGGTAAAAACAGCTCGGTGTCAAAAGAGCTCCGGTCAAACAACTCTATACAAAAACAATTCGCGTTAAAAAACAATTGGCTATGCCTTCAATGAGGTCGAGTTAACAATGGCCTGGGGTTTTTTTGGCTCTTGTAATAACCGTGTAATTGCGTTAACtcaaatgatttttccaatGTCCGCATCCATACGGAGAAATACTTGCCGCAATAGTTTTGGTACcgagttatttttatttgagtgCTTTGACCGAGTTTTTTGTGTATGTGAccgtatttaaaatatattctgaaTCACAGATTGCTATATTATGATCAGGATCTGGTTAGTGTCTCTAGATTTATATTCGCGAGAAATGAttatactacttttttttttttttaattgttttagagTGAAATGAAAATCTAGATATGAATaactttttcattgaaaatttaacaagaAATATATCGATCTTAGCATAGAGATTGTAACATCAGAGGaagatacttaaaaatttaaaaaacacggaTAAACAACTCACCTAAAAGCGAATCAGATAATTTTCTCTTCTTAGTGTCTGGTGAGTTAATTAATCCATTCATTGAAACTGGAATTTCAGTTAAATAACTGCTGGTAGTAGTTCCAGTTCCAGGTGGCGATGAATGAACTCGTTTTAAATTCATCGATTTAATTTCTTCAATCTTTTTCATATCGATTGAAtctaatttacttttatttttatcaatttttgatttaaaattcaatttacttGATGAAAATTCTGAtttctttttatgatttttgaaatcatttgaCAATAAATCAGATTTTTCACCATCGCTTGGATTCATAGACAATGATGAAGATGACGTTAACGATGAGGATGGCgtcgttaattttttacttaatttcgaTTTGGAATCAAGTGCTTTTAAATTTGGCATGACAATTTCACCAGGTTCTCTTTGATACGTTGATAGCGAAGTAATATCATCTAACTCTTTTGCTTTCATTTTCAGTGCTGCTTGATCATAAtcgtaattattttttccacTAATTTCTTTATACAGTCGATTTTTTAGTTTGACACCATCTTTATCTTTACGAATTTTCGACTTTTTCGATTGTTTTTCATCACAGTTCTCAATAATTTCACTAccactttttaataaatgttttttcgaaCTTTTATTCGATATTACAACAGAATTACGACCACGTAACGATATATGCAAGGGAGGTACACGTGGTTCTTCTGTATTACCCGCTGTCATACTTGATATATTTGTAAAACTACCACCTCCAGGTGATGTTGAAGATGTTGGTATTGTTTTCATTGTTGGTGATGTATTTGCACGTTTTGGTTCTTGCCTATTCACGAACGATACATCAACTTTATATGCTGAATTTACTGGTTCGCTTTTCTCTAATTTCAATCGTAATTTTATCTTCTCCGTGGGGGTCTTTTCCTTCAAGGTTTTGCCACTTTTTAATAAGTTCGGCGATTCTCGTCGAgcttttacataatttttctgCCGATGTGACTTTGTACTACTACTTtctgataatttattttctgagtCACTTTGATCAGTCATATCGCCTCCGAAACCACGCTTAGATGCAGCTGTTGAATTTGTATCATCATCAGAATATATAGAATTTGATTGTTCATTTAATTCGCTGAATACATCCATGATACCTTTTTTACGATTCTTTTTGATTTCACCTTCTTCGGTCTCACTTTCATCGCTTGAACTTGACTCCGATGGCATGGGTTCTAGTTGACCATTTGCTGGATTGATTAAGAATGTACGTTTCTTACCTTTACTATTTAATTCATCAGGTATTTCAATCGGAGTTGGTTCAATTGTTGATGCTGGAGCTGtatcaatatcaaaattatcGACAATATCTTTTGCAATGTCTGATATTAAATCTGTGCCATCCAAATCTGTTAACGTGGGTAACAAACTATCCAAATCTGTTTTAGATAAATCTGTTAGACTCGGTGTAATATTTGAAAGTGATGAATCCAAATTTAATTGGTTTACAAGTCCTAAATGTGGCATCGGTTGGGCAATTGGTTGTAAATTAGAGTTGGTTGCCAACGATTGGCCAAAAGGTAAAACGCTATCAGGCACATTTGTTGAGGAGAATTGATtaaaacgattttgatgaaagttTGGTGACGTtcgtatattattttgttgaggTATATTACGATTACCAGGATATGGTGGAGGTTGGGGAACAACACTATTTATGGCTGGAGTTGAAGTAAACGGTGCTGTGCCAGAAGATGCCACTACCGTTGGAGGTGTTCGATAATTCGGAGCAGCCGCAGTTCGAACCGGTGATGtactttgtaatttttgttgatttgtcAAACGACTCTGTTGCTGTTGAATTAGCTGCTGTTGTAAATTTCGTAATTGTTGGGTCTGTTGTAACCGTGGATTTGGAACAGGTTGTTGAGGTACTGCAGTGCTTGCATTTGGTGGTACAATTATTGTATTCGGTCGCTGTGGTTGCGGCGTTGCTTgtggtaattttttattgattaaatgtGGGGTAGAAGGCACGGTCGTTGAGGAGGGTGTTTGTACATTTTGAACAGTCTGAACAGTATTTACTACCACGGGTGAATCGTAAGGTGTACCAAGAATACTGTTATTCGAGGATGATGTTTGAGGTAATGGTGGTACCcgattaatttcatttttaacaaatcCTGTTGGATTGCTTGCGACATTTTGGATAATTGGTGGTTTATTATTAATCACAGGTACTTTAACAGGTTTTGTCTTTTCATTCTTCTGATTTTGCGACGCACCTTCATTTTGCAGTAAATTTACTAGTAACGGACTggatattgcaatattttgacCTGATGTTGTTATTGATTGTTGAATGTTTGTCGCAACTTTACTTGGATATGGCGGGGGAGGAGGTGGTGGTTGAGGTTGTTGTTGCGTAAACGTATTTCCACTAATCACTGTCGACTGACTCGGCGTACCTGGCGTAGGTGGCGCCACAACATTCTGTTGTATTGCCGTTCGATTATTGGCTGTGAAATTATGGAAATCTTGTTGTTGGGTACGATTTTGTATTGCAATAGCAGCCTGCTGCATACTAGCAAATGGGAATGGTCGATTTAGTGGCTCATGTGGCCTGCCAGCAACATTCGCTTGTACAAGATTTGAGGATACTGTTGTTGCTTTAATTGGAACTTGTGTATCACTTGGACACACGACGTTCGGAGATCGAAATTCATTATTCTGTGTTCCATTTGATAATGGATTTGTTGGTGGAATTGCTTGTTGACTTGTGGATGAGGAGGATGAAGATGACGACGATGCTTGTAAAAATCGTGTGATTTGATTATTTGAGGCACTTGACTGTTGTTCTGAATCGACTGTAACTGTTGTCGGTACTGTTGTCAATGTAGATGATGTGTTTGCGATTGATGGTCCCGATGTACCCCCCGttgtatttaatacaatttcttGGGTTTCATTCTCGTTACCAAAGCGCGATGCTATCCTTAAACTAATGACTTGATCACCCTCTACTTGAACACTTAAGATACCTAATTGTCTAAGTTGTGCAGATCCTTCATTTGCCATCTGCCTGAGTCTAGCTGCCGCTTCACGTGGTATTGATAATGTTACACGCACACTATTCCACGGTTctaatttcgatatttttaacaatCCGCCATTTTCACTATTAGTTTGTTCACTTTCACTACTAGAGTCTGTTGTCCTACATGGGCTATTTTTTAAAACAGGCTGATTACGCGGTTCATCGcacaatatattttctaattttccaaGAGTTTGTTTGAATTTGTCATGGAATTCTGGATCATAATAATCACCTTCACATGTTACGATGGTTGTCACACTATCATCGTCCGCATGTGAATTTGTTGCGGATTCATTGATGTTTGGCTCATTTGAGCCACCATCAGAATCTGCAgccatttttgaataattaacacTAGTTACGAGAATATTTGAAATGGCATAATCGTAGTACTTCGAAATGATTTGAAGTAAATATTacagttttctttttaattagaaaaacgtGTGTAAAAATGGTGATCAAcctggaaaaattaaaacatatttttcaataattttctaaatttaattcttgctatcttttttttttaattaatttttcatgaaaaattgatcTCTTCGTGAAATGTTGATAGTATTTAATTGAACTCTTCTCggagtaaaaataataatggttttgtattatttttcaacggaatggatttttcatgaaaaatcaacCTTGATTAAaactacaaattaaaaaatgatcccGAAAAGCTCTCTATTATGAAATTCGTAAATATTCGACTAATTTGTTGTTCAAATGAAATGATACATTttatcaacaataaatttttgtgagaaaaatatcgtttttggcttaaatTGTAGGTTTCAAGTTCATTTGTGGAAATCAAAACTAGCCCTTCGGCTGCTTGAACGGCAAGGGTTTTTTAAGGCAAATTTATAGTTTCCTTCAAATTGTATTTACTAAGA
This genomic interval from Chrysoperla carnea chromosome 1, inChrCarn1.1, whole genome shotgun sequence contains the following:
- the LOC123297868 gene encoding serine-rich adhesin for platelets-like; translation: MAADSDGGSNEPNINESATNSHADDDSVTTIVTCEGDYYDPEFHDKFKQTLGKLENILCDEPRNQPVLKNSPCRTTDSSSESEQTNSENGGLLKISKLEPWNSVRVTLSIPREAAARLRQMANEGSAQLRQLGILSVQVEGDQVISLRIASRFGNENETQEIVLNTTGGTSGPSIANTSSTLTTVPTTVTVDSEQQSSASNNQITRFLQASSSSSSSSSTSQQAIPPTNPLSNGTQNNEFRSPNVVCPSDTQVPIKATTVSSNLVQANVAGRPHEPLNRPFPFASMQQAAIAIQNRTQQQDFHNFTANNRTAIQQNVVAPPTPGTPSQSTVISGNTFTQQQPQPPPPPPPYPSKVATNIQQSITTSGQNIAISSPLLVNLLQNEGASQNQKNEKTKPVKVPVINNKPPIIQNVASNPTGFVKNEINRVPPLPQTSSSNNSILGTPYDSPVVVNTVQTVQNVQTPSSTTVPSTPHLINKKLPQATPQPQRPNTIIVPPNASTAVPQQPVPNPRLQQTQQLRNLQQQLIQQQQSRLTNQQKLQSTSPVRTAAAPNYRTPPTVVASSGTAPFTSTPAINSVVPQPPPYPGNRNIPQQNNIRTSPNFHQNRFNQFSSTNVPDSVLPFGQSLATNSNLQPIAQPMPHLGLVNQLNLDSSLSNITPSLTDLSKTDLDSLLPTLTDLDGTDLISDIAKDIVDNFDIDTAPASTIEPTPIEIPDELNSKGKKRTFLINPANGQLEPMPSESSSSDESETEEGEIKKNRKKGIMDVFSELNEQSNSIYSDDDTNSTAASKRGFGGDMTDQSDSENKLSESSSTKSHRQKNYVKARRESPNLLKSGKTLKEKTPTEKIKLRLKLEKSEPVNSAYKVDVSFVNRQEPKRANTSPTMKTIPTSSTSPGGGSFTNISSMTAGNTEEPRVPPLHISLRGRNSVVISNKSSKKHLLKSGSEIIENCDEKQSKKSKIRKDKDGVKLKNRLYKEISGKNNYDYDQAALKMKAKELDDITSLSTYQREPGEIVMPNLKALDSKSKLSKKLTTPSSSLTSSSSLSMNPSDGEKSDLLSNDFKNHKKKSEFSSSKLNFKSKIDKNKSKLDSIDMKKIEEIKSMNLKRVHSSPPGTGTTTSSYLTEIPVSMNGLINSPDTKKRKLSDSLLDTGGPIIPTTVVCMNNIGSTNIGTIPTSSSASSIPQTNNSGISSVMKDLLTTKNNYITKVQQNLSSSSSSALIASRNKDKEQRNNNISDMKAKDNLLESKTNNYATNRTGISSKSKDLNRDKTYSKIVAEKRLNQQETLKSKLLTNDQKLKNNKISSLSLPTAGEIDMGAKFKQRLLEDTKPRNFIDDKTKKQLEHKRLGTKNTKVILNRMDDTILHNRLLMNKIEKSSTDKLEDNLRQLLDEVPSNERNVDTEILGDINLAQILTDTDLDTKKEHDDSTKQSQISNQSQQTQPNRSPPLSNSTGQGEDSGIESMDALSEKSPNNQSSQSPHCHTEIISNLVDTLTGKDTVNTNKDLDQTPSDIDRLLKKSSQDLTELGDIEAELAKMEGYGQNGDNTTNDLTHQVLSHHEDDSNLVAQLKSELESSFNVDLTDKPHLQTEDDIFTHIKNFSDNNFLVKQNDVKDLNENQNKIDTNVPDECCSKKEEKHIDDKIYEFTNDDKLLIVKKEEDVKESKTTPSQAIKMDNNSDKSEDSITFKDNNDHLDLNHEDDFDPLPIRRTPPLYTYSNPDKQLSRNETDSPLVDLSDIDDNFEDNSDITSEDFNDLLDVDVKSNESNKLSILRRRKQIVGNCVRSSSNDSTLCIDNKQKSLLEQLLIEIPNSEFLDKNSFSHSPAISEKSLPKTTVRTRSASSKLNSPSEIVEKHNLRTPKHSPSVNLKVNESNSRANSPAVSGTTPHRASPKTTQPIKGVKRKRRESESSTQSTQSVDDSPNLATRKKLRNSDNLEQKNSPVANKTIATKKVTVNKQPPQAQPQNKPTNPSNRKCIEESSDSDEPLIEIAGKVRNMNVVNSTNKTVATSSTPVANVTTTVATRNKLTNATSTVPTTASTTTPGTTSTASSSPVSTVANKVTTVDTTSSGVTATTPSLQKNDEQQKVAVGIRRSVRHNPASNLGGNNNQITLKTRSKLNTTVTQPTNNSITSTNVTTATTESLTSTDSTTTLSSIANRRKTRSAVTESVQEKRTRRNSKDGK